In Drosophila pseudoobscura strain MV-25-SWS-2005 chromosome 4, UCI_Dpse_MV25, whole genome shotgun sequence, the following proteins share a genomic window:
- the kel gene encoding ring canal kelch protein isoform X1: MIALSALLTKYTIGIMSNLSNGNPQQQQNQQQQQPPNAAAAAAGQGNAVGGGAGVGIELPAPAPPGLGAAVGVVAVQRQRLLQQAQQNTAAEGSGLERGSCLLRYASQNSLDESSQKHVQRPNGKERGTVGQYSNEQHTTRSFDAMNEMRKQKQLCDVILVADDVEIHAHRMVLASCSPYFYAMFTSFEESRQARITLQSVDARALELLINYVYTSTVEVNEDNVQVLLTAANLLQLTDVRDACCDYLQTQLDASNCLGIREFADLHACVELLNYAETYIEEHFNDVIQFDEFLNLSHEQVINLIGNDRISVPNEERVYECVIAWLRYDVPMREQFTSALMEHVRLPFLSKEYITQRVDKELLLEGNIICKNLIIEALTYHLLPTETKSARTVPRKTVGMPKILLVIGGQAPKAIRAVEWYDLRDEKWYQAAEMPNRRCRSGLSVLGDKVYAVGGFNGALRVRTVDVYDPATDHWASCCNMEARRSTLGVAVLNGCIFAVGGFDGTTGLSSAEMYDPKTDIWRFIASMSTRRSSVGVGVVHGLLYAVGGYDGFSRQCLSSVERYNPDTDTWSAIAEMTSRRSGAGVGVLNNILYAVGGHDGPMVRKSVEAYDCETNTWSSVSDMSYCRRNAGVVAHEGLLYVVGGDDGTSNLASVEVYCPESDSWRILPALMTIGRSYAGVCMIDKPMUMEEQGALARQAASLAIALLDDENSQAEGTMEGAIGGAIYGNIPPVGAAAAAAPVQPSAAPQPPNHPHYENIYAPIGQPNNNQIVAAANVNAPANVEDAQQPLQLAAQPAPTEANANINPPPQPGPSPPSPQPQPQPQQLAPTPQQRALPMKNYRNDLYDRSIAGAGILGASAAAAAYDVPRAVRSGLGYRRNFRIDMQNGNRYGTGLRCTPLYTNSRSNCQRQRSFDDTESTDGYNLPYAAAGTMRYENIYEQIRDEPIYRPTATNRVPLYTRLDVLGHGIGRIERHLSSSCGNIDHYNLGGHYAVLGHSHYGTVGHIRLNANGAGGTAASGGGSSTCNVPNCQAYVGSASAAAAAAAAAGMEYGNVKVPVKNSASSFFSCLHGENSQSMTNIYKTTAAAMAAHNSPLTPNVSMERAARSASAGAAGAVVDDPSVPESASSSSVSSATRPTGAIPKVKAASKAAKESATAPPIAGLDKSGSTASVKSGPTAAAKSVSTAAVKSAALAKKTTSTTARSSSSGDANGNNTLNRISKSSLQWLLVNKWLPLWIGQGPDCKVIDFNFMFSRDCVSCDTASVASQMSNPYGTPRLGGLPQDMVRYQSSCTGSCAASTASSTMRRDPNAAARPLHSTLSRLRSGADKRNQNGAAASNYRYEDPSYENVHVQWQNGFEFGRSRDYDPTYHQRPMLQRARSESPTFSNQQRRLQRQAAQAQQQAQPSAAKQGDPFKNYKLNTENNSFKPKPPVPVELPDELEGAVGGAAVEVSVAEVEAELPGDPPVNLSDNETETTNSQNNPQCSTTTSSSSSIGSQNNVNEHHD; encoded by the exons ATGATAGCTCTGAGTGCATTGTTAACCAAGTACACGATCGGTATTATGAGCAATCTAAGCAATGGCAATcctcaacagcaacagaaccagcaacagcagcagccaccaaatgcagcagctgcagcagcaggccaggGGAATGCTGTGGGTGGGGGCGCGGGTGTGGGCATAGAGctgccagctcctgctccgccAGGACTGGGGGCTGCCGTGGGCGTGGTGGCAGTCCAGCGGCAACGTCTGCTGCAGCAGGCGCAACAGAACACCGCTGCCGAGGGCAGTGGCCTGGAACGAGGAAGCTGCCTGCTCCGCTATGCTTCGCAAAACTCCCTGGACGAGAGCTCCCAGAAGCACGTCCAGCGGCCCAACGGCAAGgagcgcggcacagtgggacaatACAGCAACGAGCAGCACACAACCCGCTCCTTCGATGCCATGAACGAGATGCGCAA ACAAAAACAACTCTGTGATGTCATATTGGTGGCCGATGATGTAGAGATTCATGCACATCGCATGGTATTGGCCTCGTGCAGTCCCTACTTCTATGCGATGTTCACCAGCTTCGAGGAGTCGCGCCAGGCGAGGATCACACTACAGAGCGTGGATGCACGAGCACTGGAATTGCTCATCAATTATGTGTACACCTCGACGGTGGAGGTGAACGAGGATAACGTGCAGGTCCTGCTGACGGCAGCCAATCTGCTGCAGCTTACGGATGTGCGGGATGCCTGCTGTGATTACCTGCAGACCCAGTTGGATGCCAGCAATTGTCTGGGCATACGCGAGTTTGCCGATCTTCATGCCTGCGTGGAGCTGCTCAACTACGCGGAGACCTACATCGAAGAGCATTTCAA TGATGTGATCCAGTTCGATGAGTTTCTGAATCTCTCGCACGAGCAGGTTATCAACCTGATAGGAAACGATCGCATTTCGGTGCCCAATGAGGAACGCGTCTACGAGTGTGTGATCGCCTGGCTGCGCTACGATGTGCCCATGCGGGAGCAGTTCACCTCGGCCCTGATGGAGCATGTGCGCCTGCCGTTCCTGTCCAAGGAGTACATTACCCAGCGTGTGGATAAggaactgctgctggaggGTAATATCATATGCAAGAATCTGATCATAGAGGCCCTCACCTACCATCTGCTGCCCACGGAGACGAAGTCGGCTCGCACAGTGCCTCGAAAGACGGTGGGCATGCCGAAGATCTTGTTGGTGATTGGCGGTCAGGCACCCAAGGCCATACGCGCCGTCGAGTGGTACGATCTGCGCGATGAGAAGTGGTACCAGGCTGCCGAGATGCCCAATCGTCGCTGCCGCTCCGGATTGAGCGTGCTGGGCGATAAGGTCTATGCAGTGGGTGGCTTCAACGGCGCACTGCGGGTCCGCACTGTGGATGTCTACGACCCGGCCACCGATCACTGGGCCAGCTGCTGCAACATGGAGGCTAGGCGATCTACGCTGGGCGTGGCTGTGCTGAACGGCTGCATCTTTGCCGTGGGCGGATTCGACGGCACCACCGGACTCTCCAGCGCCGAGATGTACGACCCAAAGACTGATATCTGGCGATTCATCGCCTCCATGTCCACGCGTCGCAGTTCCGTGGGTGTGGGCGTCGTTCATGGCCTGCTCTATGCCGTAGGCGGCTACGATGGCTTCTCCCGCCAGTGTTTGTCCTCCGTGGAGCGTTACAATCCCGACACAGACACCTGGTCTGCCATCGCCGAGATGACTTCCCGTCGCAGTGGAGCTGGCGTGGGAGTGCTGAACAACATCCTGTACGCGGTGGGGGGCCACGATGGCCCCATGGTCCGCAAATCCGTTGAGGCCTACGACTGCGAGACGAACACCTGGAGCTCTGTGTCGGACATGTCCTACTGTCGCCGCAACGCCGGAGTAGTGGCCCACGAGGGGCTGCTCTATGTGGTCGGTGGCGATGATGGAACCTCCAATTTGGCCTCCGTGGAGGTGTACTGCCCGGAGTCGGACAGCTGGCGGATCCTGCCCGCTTTGATGACCATTGGACGCAGTTATGCGGGCGTCTGTATGATCGATAAGCCCATGTGAATGGAAGAGCAGGGTGCATTGGCACG ACAAGCGGCTTCGCTGGCCATCGCACTGCTGGATGATGAAAATAGCCAGGCTGAGGGGACCATGGAGGGTGCCATTGGTGGGGCCATTTATGGCAATATCCCACCAGTTGgagcggctgctgcagcagctccagtcCAGCCATCGGCGGCCCCTCAGCCACCAAATCATCCGCACTACGAGAACATCTATGCGCCAATCGGTCAGCCCAACAACAATCAAATTGTGGCCGCCGCCAACGTCAATGCCCCTGCAAATGTTGAGGATGCTCAACAGCCACTCCAGCTGGCAGCCCAACCAGCGCCAACAGAAGCCAATGCCAACATTAATCCACCCCCACAGCCAGGACCCTCACCACCatcgccacagccacagccacaaccacagcagcTAGCACCAACGCCACAGCAACGCGCACTGCCCATGAAAAACTATCGCAATGATTTATACGATCGATCTATAGCTGGTGCCGGGATCCTGGGCGCGAGCGCCGCTGCGGCGGCCTACGATGTGCCGCGTGCAGTGCGCTCAGGCCTGGGATACCGTCGAAACTTTCGCATAGATATGCAGAATG GCAATCGCTATGGAACCGGACTGCGTTGCACGCCGCTCTACACCAACAGTCGCTCGAATTGTCAGCGTCAGCGCAGCTTCGACGACACCGAATCCACCGATGGCTACAATCTACCCTATGCCGCAGCTGGAACAATGCGCTATGAGAATATTTACGAACAGATACGCGATGAGCCCATCTATCGACCCACTGCCACCAACCGAGTGCCGCTATATACACGCCTCGATGTACTGGGGCATGGCATAGGACGAATCGAACGACACCTGAGCTCCTCCTGCGGCAACATTGATCACTATAATCTGGGCGGCCACTACGCCGTGCTGGGACACTCGCATTACGGAACCGTTGGTCACATACGACTCAATGCCAATGGGGCAGGAGGCACGGCCGCGAGTGGAGGAGGAAGCAGCACTTGCAACGTGCCCAACTGCCAGGCGTATGTGGGGAGTGCtagtgccgctgctgcagcggccgcAGCCGCTGGAATGGAATACGGCAATGTAAAGGTTCCCGTTAAGAACAGCGCCTCGAGTTTCTTTAGCTGCCTGCACGGCGAGAATTCGCAGAGCATGACCAACATTTACAAGACGACAGCAGCGGCAATGGCTGCCCACAACTCTCCGCTCACGCCGAATGTGTCAATGGAGCGTGCGGCACGGTCTGCCTCCGCTGGAGCCGCAGGAGCAGTCGTCGACGATCCATCTGTGCCGGAAAGCGCTTCCAGTTCATCAGTGAGCAGTGCCACTCGCCCAACCGGAGCTATACCCAAGGTGAAGGCTGCCAGCAAGGCGGCCAAGGAGTCGGCAACTGCTCCTCCAATTGCTGGTCTAGATAAAAGTGGATCGACTGCGTCGGTAAAGAGCGGACCAACTGCGGCCGCTAAGAGCGTTTCAACTGCGGCCGTCAAGAGTGCTGCCCTGGCCAAGAAAACCACATCGACCACAGCCCGTTCGAGTTCTTCGGGAGATGCCAATGGGAATAACACTCTGAATCGCATATCCAAGTCCAGTTTGCAGTGGCTGCTCGTGAACAAATGGCTGCCACTGTGGATTGGCCAGGGACCCGATTGCAAG GTGATCGACTTTAACTTTATGTTTTCGCGTGATTGCGTTAGCTGCGACACAGCCTCCGTGGCCTCTCAGATGTCGAATCCTTATGGCACTCCACGCTTGGGGGGCTTGCCCCAGGACATGGTTCGCTATCAGAGCTCTTGCACTGGATCCTGTGCAGCATCGACTGCTTCCTCTACTATGCGTCGGGATCCAAATGCAGCAGCCCGTCCTCTTCACAGCACCTTGAGTCGTTTGCGTAGTGGAGCCGACAAGCGTAATCAGAATGGAGCGGCGGCATCAAATTATAGATACGAAGATCCCTCGTATGAGAATGTGCATGTTCAGTGGCAGAATGGATTTGAATTTGGACGCTCGCGTGACTACGATCCCACCTACCATCAGCGTCCTATGCTGCAGCGTGCCAGGTCCGAGAGTCCTACATTCAGCAATCAACAGCGACGCCTGCAACGCCAGGCGGCCcaggcacagcagcaggcacaacCATCTGCCGCGAAACAGGGGGATCCTTTCAAGAACTACAAACTGAATACGGAGAACAATAGTTTCAAGCCCAAGCCGCCAGTTCCAGTGGAATTGCCCGACGAACTCGAGGGCGCTGTGGGCGGTGCAGCTGTGGAAGTGTCTGTCGCGGAGGTCGAAGCGGAACTGCCTGGGGATCCTCCTGTCAATTTGAGTGATAATGAGACTGAGACGACCAACAGTCAAAACAACCCTCAATGCTctaccaccaccagcagcagtagtaGCATCGGAAGCCAGAATAATGTGAATGAACACCACGATTAA
- the kel gene encoding ring canal kelch protein isoform X2, whose protein sequence is MKASPRSVSFKKVQKQLCDVILVADDVEIHAHRMVLASCSPYFYAMFTSFEESRQARITLQSVDARALELLINYVYTSTVEVNEDNVQVLLTAANLLQLTDVRDACCDYLQTQLDASNCLGIREFADLHACVELLNYAETYIEEHFNDVIQFDEFLNLSHEQVINLIGNDRISVPNEERVYECVIAWLRYDVPMREQFTSALMEHVRLPFLSKEYITQRVDKELLLEGNIICKNLIIEALTYHLLPTETKSARTVPRKTVGMPKILLVIGGQAPKAIRAVEWYDLRDEKWYQAAEMPNRRCRSGLSVLGDKVYAVGGFNGALRVRTVDVYDPATDHWASCCNMEARRSTLGVAVLNGCIFAVGGFDGTTGLSSAEMYDPKTDIWRFIASMSTRRSSVGVGVVHGLLYAVGGYDGFSRQCLSSVERYNPDTDTWSAIAEMTSRRSGAGVGVLNNILYAVGGHDGPMVRKSVEAYDCETNTWSSVSDMSYCRRNAGVVAHEGLLYVVGGDDGTSNLASVEVYCPESDSWRILPALMTIGRSYAGVCMIDKPMUMEEQGALARQAASLAIALLDDENSQAEGTMEGAIGGAIYGNIPPVGAAAAAAPVQPSAAPQPPNHPHYENIYAPIGQPNNNQIVAAANVNAPANVEDAQQPLQLAAQPAPTEANANINPPPQPGPSPPSPQPQPQPQQLAPTPQQRALPMKNYRNDLYDRSIAGAGILGASAAAAAYDVPRAVRSGLGYRRNFRIDMQNGNRYGTGLRCTPLYTNSRSNCQRQRSFDDTESTDGYNLPYAAAGTMRYENIYEQIRDEPIYRPTATNRVPLYTRLDVLGHGIGRIERHLSSSCGNIDHYNLGGHYAVLGHSHYGTVGHIRLNANGAGGTAASGGGSSTCNVPNCQAYVGSASAAAAAAAAAGMEYGNVKVPVKNSASSFFSCLHGENSQSMTNIYKTTAAAMAAHNSPLTPNVSMERAARSASAGAAGAVVDDPSVPESASSSSVSSATRPTGAIPKVKAASKAAKESATAPPIAGLDKSGSTASVKSGPTAAAKSVSTAAVKSAALAKKTTSTTARSSSSGDANGNNTLNRISKSSLQWLLVNKWLPLWIGQGPDCKVIDFNFMFSRDCVSCDTASVASQMSNPYGTPRLGGLPQDMVRYQSSCTGSCAASTASSTMRRDPNAAARPLHSTLSRLRSGADKRNQNGAAASNYRYEDPSYENVHVQWQNGFEFGRSRDYDPTYHQRPMLQRARSESPTFSNQQRRLQRQAAQAQQQAQPSAAKQGDPFKNYKLNTENNSFKPKPPVPVELPDELEGAVGGAAVEVSVAEVEAELPGDPPVNLSDNETETTNSQNNPQCSTTTSSSSSIGSQNNVNEHHD, encoded by the exons ATGAAGGCTTCACCAAGATCAGTTTCATTTAAAAAAGT ACAAAAACAACTCTGTGATGTCATATTGGTGGCCGATGATGTAGAGATTCATGCACATCGCATGGTATTGGCCTCGTGCAGTCCCTACTTCTATGCGATGTTCACCAGCTTCGAGGAGTCGCGCCAGGCGAGGATCACACTACAGAGCGTGGATGCACGAGCACTGGAATTGCTCATCAATTATGTGTACACCTCGACGGTGGAGGTGAACGAGGATAACGTGCAGGTCCTGCTGACGGCAGCCAATCTGCTGCAGCTTACGGATGTGCGGGATGCCTGCTGTGATTACCTGCAGACCCAGTTGGATGCCAGCAATTGTCTGGGCATACGCGAGTTTGCCGATCTTCATGCCTGCGTGGAGCTGCTCAACTACGCGGAGACCTACATCGAAGAGCATTTCAA TGATGTGATCCAGTTCGATGAGTTTCTGAATCTCTCGCACGAGCAGGTTATCAACCTGATAGGAAACGATCGCATTTCGGTGCCCAATGAGGAACGCGTCTACGAGTGTGTGATCGCCTGGCTGCGCTACGATGTGCCCATGCGGGAGCAGTTCACCTCGGCCCTGATGGAGCATGTGCGCCTGCCGTTCCTGTCCAAGGAGTACATTACCCAGCGTGTGGATAAggaactgctgctggaggGTAATATCATATGCAAGAATCTGATCATAGAGGCCCTCACCTACCATCTGCTGCCCACGGAGACGAAGTCGGCTCGCACAGTGCCTCGAAAGACGGTGGGCATGCCGAAGATCTTGTTGGTGATTGGCGGTCAGGCACCCAAGGCCATACGCGCCGTCGAGTGGTACGATCTGCGCGATGAGAAGTGGTACCAGGCTGCCGAGATGCCCAATCGTCGCTGCCGCTCCGGATTGAGCGTGCTGGGCGATAAGGTCTATGCAGTGGGTGGCTTCAACGGCGCACTGCGGGTCCGCACTGTGGATGTCTACGACCCGGCCACCGATCACTGGGCCAGCTGCTGCAACATGGAGGCTAGGCGATCTACGCTGGGCGTGGCTGTGCTGAACGGCTGCATCTTTGCCGTGGGCGGATTCGACGGCACCACCGGACTCTCCAGCGCCGAGATGTACGACCCAAAGACTGATATCTGGCGATTCATCGCCTCCATGTCCACGCGTCGCAGTTCCGTGGGTGTGGGCGTCGTTCATGGCCTGCTCTATGCCGTAGGCGGCTACGATGGCTTCTCCCGCCAGTGTTTGTCCTCCGTGGAGCGTTACAATCCCGACACAGACACCTGGTCTGCCATCGCCGAGATGACTTCCCGTCGCAGTGGAGCTGGCGTGGGAGTGCTGAACAACATCCTGTACGCGGTGGGGGGCCACGATGGCCCCATGGTCCGCAAATCCGTTGAGGCCTACGACTGCGAGACGAACACCTGGAGCTCTGTGTCGGACATGTCCTACTGTCGCCGCAACGCCGGAGTAGTGGCCCACGAGGGGCTGCTCTATGTGGTCGGTGGCGATGATGGAACCTCCAATTTGGCCTCCGTGGAGGTGTACTGCCCGGAGTCGGACAGCTGGCGGATCCTGCCCGCTTTGATGACCATTGGACGCAGTTATGCGGGCGTCTGTATGATCGATAAGCCCATGTGAATGGAAGAGCAGGGTGCATTGGCACG ACAAGCGGCTTCGCTGGCCATCGCACTGCTGGATGATGAAAATAGCCAGGCTGAGGGGACCATGGAGGGTGCCATTGGTGGGGCCATTTATGGCAATATCCCACCAGTTGgagcggctgctgcagcagctccagtcCAGCCATCGGCGGCCCCTCAGCCACCAAATCATCCGCACTACGAGAACATCTATGCGCCAATCGGTCAGCCCAACAACAATCAAATTGTGGCCGCCGCCAACGTCAATGCCCCTGCAAATGTTGAGGATGCTCAACAGCCACTCCAGCTGGCAGCCCAACCAGCGCCAACAGAAGCCAATGCCAACATTAATCCACCCCCACAGCCAGGACCCTCACCACCatcgccacagccacagccacaaccacagcagcTAGCACCAACGCCACAGCAACGCGCACTGCCCATGAAAAACTATCGCAATGATTTATACGATCGATCTATAGCTGGTGCCGGGATCCTGGGCGCGAGCGCCGCTGCGGCGGCCTACGATGTGCCGCGTGCAGTGCGCTCAGGCCTGGGATACCGTCGAAACTTTCGCATAGATATGCAGAATG GCAATCGCTATGGAACCGGACTGCGTTGCACGCCGCTCTACACCAACAGTCGCTCGAATTGTCAGCGTCAGCGCAGCTTCGACGACACCGAATCCACCGATGGCTACAATCTACCCTATGCCGCAGCTGGAACAATGCGCTATGAGAATATTTACGAACAGATACGCGATGAGCCCATCTATCGACCCACTGCCACCAACCGAGTGCCGCTATATACACGCCTCGATGTACTGGGGCATGGCATAGGACGAATCGAACGACACCTGAGCTCCTCCTGCGGCAACATTGATCACTATAATCTGGGCGGCCACTACGCCGTGCTGGGACACTCGCATTACGGAACCGTTGGTCACATACGACTCAATGCCAATGGGGCAGGAGGCACGGCCGCGAGTGGAGGAGGAAGCAGCACTTGCAACGTGCCCAACTGCCAGGCGTATGTGGGGAGTGCtagtgccgctgctgcagcggccgcAGCCGCTGGAATGGAATACGGCAATGTAAAGGTTCCCGTTAAGAACAGCGCCTCGAGTTTCTTTAGCTGCCTGCACGGCGAGAATTCGCAGAGCATGACCAACATTTACAAGACGACAGCAGCGGCAATGGCTGCCCACAACTCTCCGCTCACGCCGAATGTGTCAATGGAGCGTGCGGCACGGTCTGCCTCCGCTGGAGCCGCAGGAGCAGTCGTCGACGATCCATCTGTGCCGGAAAGCGCTTCCAGTTCATCAGTGAGCAGTGCCACTCGCCCAACCGGAGCTATACCCAAGGTGAAGGCTGCCAGCAAGGCGGCCAAGGAGTCGGCAACTGCTCCTCCAATTGCTGGTCTAGATAAAAGTGGATCGACTGCGTCGGTAAAGAGCGGACCAACTGCGGCCGCTAAGAGCGTTTCAACTGCGGCCGTCAAGAGTGCTGCCCTGGCCAAGAAAACCACATCGACCACAGCCCGTTCGAGTTCTTCGGGAGATGCCAATGGGAATAACACTCTGAATCGCATATCCAAGTCCAGTTTGCAGTGGCTGCTCGTGAACAAATGGCTGCCACTGTGGATTGGCCAGGGACCCGATTGCAAG GTGATCGACTTTAACTTTATGTTTTCGCGTGATTGCGTTAGCTGCGACACAGCCTCCGTGGCCTCTCAGATGTCGAATCCTTATGGCACTCCACGCTTGGGGGGCTTGCCCCAGGACATGGTTCGCTATCAGAGCTCTTGCACTGGATCCTGTGCAGCATCGACTGCTTCCTCTACTATGCGTCGGGATCCAAATGCAGCAGCCCGTCCTCTTCACAGCACCTTGAGTCGTTTGCGTAGTGGAGCCGACAAGCGTAATCAGAATGGAGCGGCGGCATCAAATTATAGATACGAAGATCCCTCGTATGAGAATGTGCATGTTCAGTGGCAGAATGGATTTGAATTTGGACGCTCGCGTGACTACGATCCCACCTACCATCAGCGTCCTATGCTGCAGCGTGCCAGGTCCGAGAGTCCTACATTCAGCAATCAACAGCGACGCCTGCAACGCCAGGCGGCCcaggcacagcagcaggcacaacCATCTGCCGCGAAACAGGGGGATCCTTTCAAGAACTACAAACTGAATACGGAGAACAATAGTTTCAAGCCCAAGCCGCCAGTTCCAGTGGAATTGCCCGACGAACTCGAGGGCGCTGTGGGCGGTGCAGCTGTGGAAGTGTCTGTCGCGGAGGTCGAAGCGGAACTGCCTGGGGATCCTCCTGTCAATTTGAGTGATAATGAGACTGAGACGACCAACAGTCAAAACAACCCTCAATGCTctaccaccaccagcagcagtagtaGCATCGGAAGCCAGAATAATGTGAATGAACACCACGATTAA